The genomic window TTATGCTGTATATCAAAACATCATCGCCATTAACCATTTTAAAAACGAGGCTTACATTTTTGCGCATTGTTTTGATACTGATAACAACATTGATGAGATACATCAAATTATACAAACAAGGCAATATGCCTCTTATAACTTCAATGAAAAAGGTGACATTCAATCTAACCTCACAGATGAAGAATATAAACAACATGTAGAGCTCGCTAAAAAACATTGTGCCAGAGGTGATGTGTTTCAGCTAGTATTGTCTAAGCAGTTCTCACAAGAATTTAGTGGAGATGAATTTAATGTATACAGAGCATTAAGAAGTATTAACCCTTCCCCTTACCTATTTTATTTTGATTACGGAAGTTTTAAAATCTTCGGAAGTTCGCCAGAAGCACAACTCATCGTTAAAGAAGGTAAAGCAGAAATTCATCCTATTGCAGGCACATTTAAACGAACAGGAAATGACCTTAAGGATGCAGAAATAGCTGAAAAGCTAATTAACGACGACAAAGAAAACAGCGAGCATGTAATGCTGGTTGACCTAGCCAGAAACGATCTTAGTAGACATGGCTCTAACGTTACAGTAGAAAACTATAGAGAGGTGCAATTCTTTTCGCATGTAATTCACTTAGTAAGTAAAGTAACAGGGACGAAACATAAAGGAGCTGATACTATGCAAATCGTGGCAGATACCTTTCCTGCAGGAACATTAAGCGGTGCACCAAAACATATGGCCATGCAACTCATAGAAAAATATGAAAAAACAAGCCGTAGTTTTTATGGAGGTGCTATAGGCTTTATGGATTTTGAAGGCAATTTTAACCATGCCATTATGATTAGGACATTTTTAAGTAAAAATCACAAACTATTCTGGCAAGCAGGTGCAGGATTGGTCGCAAAATCTAGCCCAGAAAACGAACTACAGGAAGTCTATAATAAGTTAGGTGCTTTAACAAAAGCTATTGAACTTGCTAAAGAAATTTAATATGAAAAAGGTTTTAGTAATCGACAATTACGATAGTTTCACTTACAATTTAGTTCATTATTTAGAAGACTTGAATTGTGAAGTCACTGTAAAACGAAATGATAAATTAACACTTGAAGAAGTAGATGCTTTTGATAAAATAGTGCTCTCACCAGGTCCTGGAATACCAGACGAAGCCGGACTTCTAAAGGAGATTATTGCTAAGTACGCACCAACAAAAAGTATACTTGGTGTTTGCTTAGGACAACAAGCTATTGGAGAAGTGTTTGGTGGCACATTAGAAAATCTAGATACAGTTTATCATGGTGTTGCAACACATGTAACGCTTTCTGTTGATGATGAGTCATTATTTAAAGGTATAGATAAAACCTTTGAAGTTGGCAGATACCACTCTTGGGTAGTGAGTAACAATTTACCAGAGTTATTAGAGGCTACTTCATTTGATACTAATGGGCAGATTATGTCATTAAGACACAAAGTCTATGATGTTAAGGGTGTACAATATCATCCTGAATCTGTATTAACACCAGATGGGAAAAAGATTTTAGAAAACTGGGTGAATAATTAGACTTTAGACACTAGAAAATAGACTTTAGATATGAATAACTATAAAGAATTGAAAGTTTGGCAAAAATCTATGGAACTGGTTGAACTAGTCTACAAGTTAACCTCATTGTTTCCAAAAGAAGAAAAATATGGATTAATTAGCCAGATACAAAGAAGTGCAGTCTCAATTCCTTCAAATATAGCTGAAGGTGCTGGTAGAAATTCAAATAAAGAGTTCAAACATTTTATTAGTATAGCTAATGGGTCTTCAAATGAATTAAGCACACAATTACATTTAAGTATTCGTATAGGATACATCAATGAAAATGAAGTAACGGAAATTTTCAAACTACTAACTGAAATTCAGAAAATTAACTATACGTTAATTAAAAAGTTCTCAAATCTATAGTCTTACATCTCAAATCTAACACATGAAAGAAATTTTAAACAGACTAATAAATCAAGAAAGCATCTCAGCAGAAGAAGCCAAGAGGGTTTTAGTAAATATCTCAAATGGTGTATACAACAAAAGCCAGATCGCTTCTTTTTTAACCGTTTACATGATGCGAAGTATTACTACAGAAGAACTTCGTGGTTTTAGAGATGCCTTATTAGAACTTTGTATTCCTGTTGAATTAGATGGCTACAATACTATTGATTTATGTGGCACAGGCGGTGATGGCAAAAATACGTTTAACATATCAACCCTATCCTCGTTTGTCACTGCTGGTGCTGGAGTACATGTAACAAAACATGGTAATTATGGCGTTTCATCTGCATCAGGCTCTTCTAACGTTATGGAGCATTTAGGTATAAAATTTTCTAATGAAATTGATTTTTTAAAACGCAGTTTAGACAAAGCTGGAATTTGTGTTTTGCACGCACCTCTTTTTCATCCTGCCATGAAAAATGTGGCACCAATACGTAAGGAGCTTGGTGTAAAAACCTTTTTCAACATGCTGGGTCCAATGGTAAACCCAGCATTTCCAAAAAATCAGATGGTTGGTGTGTTTAATTTAGAATTACTCAGACTATACGGTTATTTATATCAAGAAACTAATAAAAATTATGCTATAGTACATGCTTTGGACGGTTATGATGAAATATCGCTAACGGGAAAAACCAAAACAATCACCAATACTTCCGAAACCTTATTTGAAGCTCATGATATTGGTCTAAATCAAATAGATGCTTCTGATATTTATGGTGGAACTACTGTAAAAGAAGCAGCTAAAATTTTCAAAAAGATTATTAACGGAAAGGGAACCGAAGCCCAAAATAGCGTGGTCTGCGCCAATGCTGGTCTGGCCATAGCAACGGTAAAACAGATTTCGCACCAAGAAGGTATTGCAATGGCTGATGAATCCTTAAAAAGTGGTCTTGCAAAATCTAGTCTAGAAAAATTAATAGAACTTAGTAAATGAACATCCTAGATAAAATAGTAATTGACAAACGCAAAGAAGTTGCACTTCGAAAAAGTCTAATTCCTTTAAAACAATTGGAAACTTCAGTGCTTTTTGAAAGATCAACAATTTCACTTTCACAAAGTTTAAAAAACAGTACTTCTGGCATTATAGCAGAACACAAGAGACGTTCTCCTTCAAAAGCTGTTATAAATCAAAGTTTAAATGTGCAAGACGTCTCTAAAGGTTACAAAGATGCTGGTGTTTGTGGTATGTCTGTACTAACAGATGGTAAATATTTTGGTGGATCTTTAGACGACTTACTTATTGCAAGAGCCAGTTGCAATTTGCCATTATTACGAAAAGAATTTATCATAGATACCTACCAAATTGTAGAAGCTAAGGCTTATGGTGCAGATGTGATTTTGTTGATTGCTGCAATCCTAACTAAAGAAGAAATAAAACAATTTTCGGAATTAGCGAAAAGCTTAGATTTAGATGTTTTACTCGAAGTACATAATTTAGACGAACTTCAAAAATCCATCATACCAACGATTGATATGCTTGGTGTGAATAACCGAAATTTAAAAACTTTTGAAGTAAGCTTAGAAACGTCAAAAGCATTGAGTAATCACATTCCGAATGATTTCGTAAAAGTTTCAGAAAGTGGAATAAGCTCTGTTGATGCCATAAAAGAATTACAGCCTTATGGATACAAAGGCTTTTTAATTGGTGAGAATTTCATGAAGACTGATAATCCAGGTCTTAGCGCAACAGAATTCATTAATACTCTAAACCAATGAAACTTAAAATCTGTGGAATGAAATATAACACGTCCGAAGTTGCAGCATTGCAACCAGACTATCTTGGCTTTATATTTTATGATAAATCACCTCGTAATTTTGAAGGTGTCATTCCAGAGTTACCAAATACCATCAAAAAAGTTGGTGTTTTTGTAGATGAGACAGTTGACGTTATTATTCAGATAATTAAAAAATTTGGACTTGATGCAATTCAGTTGCATGGTAATGAATCACCGGACTATTGCAAAGAATTAAAAAACCATTGTCATGCTGAACTTGATTCAGCATCTCAATATGAGATCATCAAAGTCTTCAGCATCAAAGACGAATTCGACTTTAGTCAACTGCAACCTTATGAAGATGTGGTAGATTATTTTCTATTCGATACTAAAGGAAAATTACCTGGCGGAAACGGTTACACCTTCAATTGGGACGTGTTAAAAGAGTATCCATCAACAAAACCTTACTTTTTAAGTGGAGGCATTGGATTAGAGGAAATAGACAATGTGATGTCTTTCTTGCAAAGGGAGGAATCTAAATATTGCTATGCTATAGATATCAATAGCAAATTTGAAATTAAGCCTGGGTTAAAGGCTATTGAAAAATTAGAAGAATTTATAACCAATTTGTCATTCCGCACTTGATACGGAATCCATAATTAAAACTTTAAGATTCCTGCCTTCGCAGGAATAAGACTATGAAAAACACATATAACATCAACGACAAAGGTTACTACGGTGAATTTGGTGGCGCATATATTCCTGAAATGCTTTACCCTAATGTAGAAGAATTACGTCAAAACTATCTGAAAGTAATGGCAGAATCGTCTTTTCAAGAAGAGTTCAATCAATTGCTTAAGGATTATGTTGGTCGTCCTTCTCCACTCTATTTTGCCAAGCGCCTTTCAGAAAAGTACAATACCAAAGTATATTTAAAACGTGAAGACCTCAATCATACTGGTGCACATAAGGTCAATAACACCATTGGCCAAATCCTTATGGCAAAACGCTTAGGCAAAACCAGAATCA from Winogradskyella sp. MH6 includes these protein-coding regions:
- a CDS encoding four helix bundle protein; this translates as MNNYKELKVWQKSMELVELVYKLTSLFPKEEKYGLISQIQRSAVSIPSNIAEGAGRNSNKEFKHFISIANGSSNELSTQLHLSIRIGYINENEVTEIFKLLTEIQKINYTLIKKFSNL
- the trpD gene encoding anthranilate phosphoribosyltransferase; this encodes MKEILNRLINQESISAEEAKRVLVNISNGVYNKSQIASFLTVYMMRSITTEELRGFRDALLELCIPVELDGYNTIDLCGTGGDGKNTFNISTLSSFVTAGAGVHVTKHGNYGVSSASGSSNVMEHLGIKFSNEIDFLKRSLDKAGICVLHAPLFHPAMKNVAPIRKELGVKTFFNMLGPMVNPAFPKNQMVGVFNLELLRLYGYLYQETNKNYAIVHALDGYDEISLTGKTKTITNTSETLFEAHDIGLNQIDASDIYGGTTVKEAAKIFKKIINGKGTEAQNSVVCANAGLAIATVKQISHQEGIAMADESLKSGLAKSSLEKLIELSK
- a CDS encoding phosphoribosylanthranilate isomerase, which translates into the protein MKLKICGMKYNTSEVAALQPDYLGFIFYDKSPRNFEGVIPELPNTIKKVGVFVDETVDVIIQIIKKFGLDAIQLHGNESPDYCKELKNHCHAELDSASQYEIIKVFSIKDEFDFSQLQPYEDVVDYFLFDTKGKLPGGNGYTFNWDVLKEYPSTKPYFLSGGIGLEEIDNVMSFLQREESKYCYAIDINSKFEIKPGLKAIEKLEEFITNLSFRT
- a CDS encoding anthranilate synthase component II; amino-acid sequence: MKKVLVIDNYDSFTYNLVHYLEDLNCEVTVKRNDKLTLEEVDAFDKIVLSPGPGIPDEAGLLKEIIAKYAPTKSILGVCLGQQAIGEVFGGTLENLDTVYHGVATHVTLSVDDESLFKGIDKTFEVGRYHSWVVSNNLPELLEATSFDTNGQIMSLRHKVYDVKGVQYHPESVLTPDGKKILENWVNN
- a CDS encoding anthranilate synthase component I family protein: MKTFSLYTHYKKILADTITPVSIYLKIRDKFPNSILLESSDYHANDNSFSYICCNPIASIKVKDGLISQTYPDGSSKNNFAESICVVEEINKFTRRFKVDSNEDFKFINNGIFGYTAYDAVKYFEDIEISKKEKSIDIPDIYYAVYQNIIAINHFKNEAYIFAHCFDTDNNIDEIHQIIQTRQYASYNFNEKGDIQSNLTDEEYKQHVELAKKHCARGDVFQLVLSKQFSQEFSGDEFNVYRALRSINPSPYLFYFDYGSFKIFGSSPEAQLIVKEGKAEIHPIAGTFKRTGNDLKDAEIAEKLINDDKENSEHVMLVDLARNDLSRHGSNVTVENYREVQFFSHVIHLVSKVTGTKHKGADTMQIVADTFPAGTLSGAPKHMAMQLIEKYEKTSRSFYGGAIGFMDFEGNFNHAIMIRTFLSKNHKLFWQAGAGLVAKSSPENELQEVYNKLGALTKAIELAKEI
- the trpC gene encoding indole-3-glycerol phosphate synthase TrpC, which translates into the protein MNILDKIVIDKRKEVALRKSLIPLKQLETSVLFERSTISLSQSLKNSTSGIIAEHKRRSPSKAVINQSLNVQDVSKGYKDAGVCGMSVLTDGKYFGGSLDDLLIARASCNLPLLRKEFIIDTYQIVEAKAYGADVILLIAAILTKEEIKQFSELAKSLDLDVLLEVHNLDELQKSIIPTIDMLGVNNRNLKTFEVSLETSKALSNHIPNDFVKVSESGISSVDAIKELQPYGYKGFLIGENFMKTDNPGLSATEFINTLNQ